Proteins co-encoded in one Nicotiana sylvestris chromosome 7, ASM39365v2, whole genome shotgun sequence genomic window:
- the LOC104219555 gene encoding signal recognition particle subunit SRP54, chloroplastic: METTASFSSTMSSHHFFPLSKATLSTSKLPFSWTGSTHSLSFSSRNSFTRDTWRVINSRNVVISRREMRGVIRAEMFGQLTSGLESAWNKLKGEEVLTKENIVEPMRDIRRALLEADVSLPVVRRFVQSVSEEAVGTGLIRGVRPDQQLVKIVRDELVKLMGGEVSELVFAKSGPTIILLAGLQGVGKTTVSAKLALYLKKQGKSCMLIAGDVYRPAAIDQLVILGEQVDVPVYAAGTDVKPAEIARQGLEEAKRRNVDVVIMDTAGRLQIDKAMMDELKEVKRALNPTEVLLVVDAMTGQEAAALVTTFNLEIGITGAIMTKLDGDSRGGAALSVKEVSGKPIKLVGRGERMEDLEPFYPDRMAGRILGMGDVLSFVEKAQEVMKQEDAEDLQKKIMSAKFDFNDFLKQTRAVAQMGTMSRVLGMIPGMGKVTPAQIREAEKSLIIMESMIEVMTPEEREKPELLAESPARRKRIAQESGKTEQQVSQLVAQLFQMRVRMKNLMGVMQGGSIPALSNLEEALKTEQKAPPGTARRKRRSESRKQFADSGSTRPGPRGFGAKN; encoded by the exons ATGGAAACCACTGCTTCTTTCTCCTCAACTATGTCTTCCCACCATTTCTTTCCACTTTCCAAAGCCACCCTGTCAACTTCCAAACTTCCATTTTCTTGGACTGGTTCAACTCAttctctttcattttcttcaagaAACTCATTCACT AGGGATACATGGAGGGTGATCAATTCAAGGAATGTGGTTATCTCAAGAAGAGAAATGCGTGGAGTTATTAGAGCTGAGATGTTTGGACAGCTTACTAGTGGACTTGAATCTGCTTGGAATAAGCTCAAAGGAGAAG AGGTTTTGACCAAGGAAAACATCGTGGAACCTATGAGAGACATCAGGAGGGCTCTTTTAGAAGCTGAT GTTAGTCTCCCTGTTGTCAGAAGGTTTGTTCAGTCTGTTAGTGAAGAAGCCGTTGGGACTGGCTTGATTCGAGGAGTAAGACCAGATCAGCAACTAGTTAAA ATTGTACGCGACGAGCTTGTGAAACTGATGGGTGGAGAGGTCTCTGAACTGGTGTTTGCTAAATCTGGACCCACCATAATACTATTGGCCGGTCTACAAGGTGTTGGAAAGACAACCGTTAGCGCAAAGTTAGCTTTATATCTAAAGAAGCAG GGCAAGAGTTGCATGCTGATTGCTGGAGACGTGTATAGACCTGCTGCTATTGACCAACTTGTTATTTTGGGTGAACAG GTTGATGTGCCTGTTTATGCAGCAGGAACAGACGTAAAACCTGCAGAAATAGCCCGTCAAGGATTAGAAGAGGCCAAAAGAAGGAATGTAGATGTAGTCATAATGGATACAGCTGGAAGACTTCAG ATAGATAAAGCTATGATGGATGAATTAAAAGAGGTGAAACGAGCACTGAACCCCACAGAGGTGTTGCTTGTTGTGGATGCAATGACTGGCCAAGAAGCTGCAG CTTTGGTCACAACATTCAATCTTGAAATTGGAATTACTGGTGCCATTATGACAAAGCTAGATGGGGATTCTAGGGGTGGAGCAGCTTTAAGTGTCAAGGAG GTATCAGGAAAGCCAATTAAGCTCGTAGGAAGGGGTGAACGTATGGAGGACCTTGAACCTTTCTACCCTGACCGCATGGCTGGACGTATTTTAGGGATGGGAGATGTTTTGTCATTTGTTGAAAAAGCCCAAGAAGTT ATGAAACAAGAAGATGCTGAAGATTTGCAGAAGAAGATCATGAGTGCAAAATTTGATTTCAATGACTTCCTGAAGCAAACTCGTGCAGTTGCTCAAATGGGTACCATGTCCCGCGTTCTCGGAATGATTCCTGGCATGGGAAAG GTTACTCCTGCACAAATTCGAGAGGCAGAGAAGAGCTTAATAATAATGGAGTCAATGATAGAAGTCATGACACCAG AGGAGAGAGAGAAACCGGAATTGTTAGCAGAATCTCCTGCTAGAAGGAAACGTATCGCTCAAGAGTCTGGGAAAACTGAGCAGCAG GTGAGTCAACTTGTTGCTCAACTTTTTCAAATGCGTGTACGTATGAAGAATTTGATGGGCGTTATGCAAGGTGGTTCCATTCCTGCACTAAGTAATCTAGAGGAGGCACTGAAAACTGAACAGAAG
- the LOC104219554 gene encoding putative pentatricopeptide repeat-containing protein At3g11460, mitochondrial, whose product MTSHLLPLYKKTRFLSLFHNKTTIITKSASFTTITTTTPWNTQLRDLSKHGQYYNALILYRQMLQFGATPNAFTFPFILKSSASLSLPTTGKQLHCHVVKLGCKSEPFVLTALISMYCKCKLAEHAQKVFDEVTQRNLTVCYNSLISGYVQNDKFLNGFYLFSEMRLRGLEFNAVTILGLVPGCTVPGHMWLGMCLHCLNVKCGLENDLSIANCLITMYVRCGSMELARRLFDHIPEKGLITWNAMISGYAQNGLAAEVLELYREMELLQVDPDAVTFVGVLSACANLGAQKIGFEVEQKIRSSGMMCNVFLRNALINMYARCGNLAKARIIFNEMPEKTLVSWTAIIGGYGMHGLGNIAVELFDKMIKTGIQPDGTVFVSVLSACSHAGLTKKGLNYLDVMKREYGLKPGSEHYSCVVDLLGRAGRLEEAHKLIESMEVEPDGAVWGALLGACKIHKNVELAELAFNKVVELEPTNIGYYVLLSNIYTEANDSEGILRVRLMMRERKLKKDPGYSYFECKGKTHLFVAGDIGHPQTKEIYKMLNRLEDTVSEHGGAKRNGQDVINREPPSIIGVHSERLAIAFALLNTEIGTDILVIKNLRICSDCHSFVKRVSKIVDRLFVVRDATRFHHFRNGTCSCNDYW is encoded by the coding sequence ATGACCAGTCACCTCTTACCTCTCTACAAAAAAACCAGATTCTTGTCACTTTTCCATAACAAAACCACCATTATCACCAAATCCGCAAGCTTCactactattactactactacCCCATGGAATACACAGTTGAGAGATCTCTCAAAACATGGTCAATACTACAATGCACTTATTCTTTACCGTCAAATGCTCCAATTTGGAGCTACCCCAAATGCCTTCACTTTCCCTTTTATCCTCAAATCTTCAGCTTCTCTTTCCCTTCCCACCACTGGAAAACAACTCCATTGCCATGTTGTAAAGCTTGGGTGCAAATCTGAGCCTTTTGTTTTAACTGCTTTGATATCTATGTACTGTAAATGTAAGTTAGCTGAACATGCACAGAAGGTGTTTGATGAAGTTACTCAAAGAAATCTTACTGTTTGTTACAATTCATTGATTTCTGGGTACGTTCAGAACGATAAGTTCTTAAATGGGTTTTATTTGTTTAGTGAAATGAGGCTGAGAGGACTGGAATTCAATGCGGTTACGATTTTAGGATTGGTTCCGGGTTGTACTGTTCCGGGACATATGTGGTTGGGAATGTGCTTGCATTGTTTGAACGTTAAGTGTGGATTGGAGAATGATTTATCTATTGCAAACTGTTTGATTACAATGTATGTGCGTTGTGGTTCGATGGAGTTAGCGAGGAGGTTGTTTGATCACATACCAGAAAAGGGGTTGATCACTTGGAATGCAATGATTTCTGGTTATGCGCAAAATGGGTTGGCTGCTGAAGTTTTGGAGCTTTATCGTGAGATGGAATTGTTGCAAGTGGATCCTGATGCGGTTACATTTGTCGGGGTTCTCTCAGCTTGTGCTAATCTTGGTGCTCAAAAGATTGGTTTTGAGGTGGAACAGAAAATAAGGTCCAGTGGAATGATGTGTAATGTATTTTTGAGGAATGCTTTAATAAATATGTATGCTAGATGTGGTAATTTGGCGAAAGCTCGGATTATATTTAATGAGATGCCAGAGAAAACCCTGGTGTCCTGGACAGCAATAATAGGCGGGTATGGAATGCATGGGCTTGGAAACATTGCTGTCGAGCTTTTTGATAAGATGATTAAGACTGGCATTCAACCTGATGGTACAGTTTTTGTTAGTGTTCTGTCTGCATGTAGTCATGCAGGGTTGACTAAAAAGGGCTTAAATTATTTAGATGTAATGAAGAGGGAGTATGGGTTGAAGCCAGGTTCAGAGCACTACTCTTGTGTTGTGGATCTATTAGGTCGTGCTGGTCGACTTGAGGAAGCTCACAAACTTATTGAATCGATGGAAGTTGAACCTGATGGTGCCGTATGGGGTGCCCTTTTGGGTGCTTGCAAAATCCATAAAAATGTTGAACTCGCAGAATTAGCTTTTAACAAGGTTGTTGAGCTTGAGCCCACAAACATAGGCTATTACGTGCTACTTTCCAATATCTACACAGAGGCAAATGATTCAGAAGGTATATTAAGAGTCCGATTGATGATGAGAGAACGAAAGCTAAAAAAAGATCCAGGTTATAGCTATTTTGAGTGTAAAGGGAAAACCCACCTCTTCGTTGCTGGCGATATAGGTCATCCTCAAACAAAAGAGATATACAAAATGTTAAATAGATTGGAGGATACTGTAAGTGAGCATGGAGGAGCAAAGAGAAATGGTCAAGATGTAATAAATCGAGAACCTCCTAGTATTATTGGTGTGCATAGTGAACGTTTGGCAATTGCATTTGCTCTCTTGAACACTGAAATAGGGACTGACATTCTTGTTATAAAGAACTTGAGAATATGCAGTGACTGTCACTCGTTTGTGAAGCGGGTTAGCAAAATTGTGGATCGTTTATTTGTGGTCAGAGATGCCACTCGTTTCCACCATTTTAGAAACGGTACATGTTCTTGTAATGATTACTGGTGA